A DNA window from Halomicrobium mukohataei DSM 12286 contains the following coding sequences:
- a CDS encoding S1C family serine protease: MDDQQTRRGVLGSMAAAVGASVAGCQAPALDATAGSEGQSASDGYSAVYEQVVDSVATVRTYTENSRGGQGSAFVYSDDYLVTNEHVVGDADEIYVRYRESGWIESAVVAVDAYSDLAVIEVTDKPASATPLSFVEADPGVGTEVVAIGNPFGLSGSVSAGIVSGVDRTLPAANGFSIPDAVQTDAAVNPGNSGGPLVTLDGTVVGVINSGGGDNIGFAISAALTRRVVPSLIDSGAYDHSYLGVRLTDLTPPIVEANDLRTAEGVYIDEVVTDGPAEGVLEPSNGEEVVNGVRVGVGGDVVVAMDETPTPSRQHLSSFLALETTPGDTIAVDVLREGSRETVDLTLGERPER; encoded by the coding sequence ATGGACGATCAGCAGACGCGTCGTGGCGTGTTGGGTTCGATGGCGGCGGCCGTCGGTGCCAGCGTCGCGGGCTGTCAGGCCCCCGCGCTGGACGCGACCGCCGGCTCCGAGGGGCAATCGGCCAGCGACGGCTACAGCGCCGTCTACGAGCAGGTGGTCGACTCCGTCGCGACGGTCCGTACGTACACCGAGAACAGTCGCGGCGGTCAGGGGAGTGCGTTCGTCTACAGCGACGACTACCTCGTGACCAACGAACACGTCGTCGGTGACGCCGACGAGATCTACGTCCGCTACCGCGAGTCGGGCTGGATCGAGTCCGCCGTCGTCGCCGTCGACGCCTACAGCGATCTGGCCGTCATCGAGGTCACCGACAAACCGGCGAGTGCCACGCCGCTGTCCTTCGTCGAGGCCGACCCCGGCGTCGGGACGGAGGTGGTCGCCATCGGCAACCCGTTCGGGCTCTCGGGCTCGGTCTCGGCCGGGATCGTCAGCGGCGTCGACCGGACGCTCCCGGCGGCGAACGGCTTCTCGATCCCCGACGCCGTCCAGACCGACGCGGCGGTCAATCCGGGCAACAGCGGCGGCCCGCTGGTCACGCTCGACGGGACGGTCGTCGGCGTCATCAACTCCGGCGGGGGCGACAACATCGGCTTCGCCATCTCGGCGGCGCTCACCCGCAGGGTCGTCCCGTCGCTGATCGACTCCGGGGCCTACGACCACTCGTACCTCGGCGTCCGGCTGACCGATCTGACGCCGCCGATCGTCGAGGCAAACGACCTCCGGACGGCCGAGGGCGTCTACATCGACGAAGTCGTCACGGACGGACCCGCCGAGGGCGTCCTGGAGCCGTCGAACGGCGAAGAAGTCGTCAACGGCGTCAGAGTCGGCGTCGGCGGCGACGTGGTCGTGGCGATGGACGAGACCCCGACTCCCTCCCGGCAACACCTCTCCTCGTTTCTCGCACTGGAGACGACGCCGGGCGACACGATCGCCGTCGACGTACTCCGCGAGGGATCCCGAGAGACGGTCGATCTCACGCTGGGCGAGCGACCGGAGAGATAG